A genomic segment from Hyalangium gracile encodes:
- a CDS encoding AraC family transcriptional regulator produces MTSWAPLSSGPSSEGASRKDPTRLAELASWIDRFTPRDGFHATAIERVSLIRASRSGEPLRVLYRPALCMIAQGSKQVMLGEEVYPYDASNYLVVSVDLPVTGQVTRATPKAPYLCFQLDLDPVELAELILKAGHPPPKERNPSRGLFLGETTPALLDAVLRLVRLLETPEDIPTLAPLAMREILYRILKGEHGWKLGQIATENSQAERIARAIDWLKVHFAEPLRIEDVAREVHMSPSSLHHHFKAVTAMSPLQYQKQLRLQEARRLLLSADVDVATAGFRVGYESPSQFGREYRRLFGAPPGQDLRRLREREEDLLPPVREPLRAVRDSRQRRA; encoded by the coding sequence ATGACCTCCTGGGCTCCACTGTCGAGCGGTCCGAGCAGCGAAGGCGCGAGCAGGAAGGACCCCACGCGCCTGGCCGAGCTGGCCTCATGGATCGATCGCTTCACCCCACGCGACGGCTTCCACGCGACGGCCATCGAGCGCGTGTCGCTGATCCGCGCCTCTCGTTCCGGAGAGCCGCTGCGAGTCCTCTATCGCCCCGCGCTCTGCATGATCGCGCAAGGAAGCAAGCAGGTGATGCTGGGCGAGGAGGTCTACCCCTACGACGCCTCGAACTATCTGGTGGTCTCGGTGGATCTGCCCGTCACGGGCCAGGTGACGCGAGCGACGCCCAAGGCGCCATACCTGTGCTTCCAGCTGGACCTGGACCCGGTCGAGCTCGCCGAGCTGATCCTGAAGGCGGGCCACCCCCCGCCGAAGGAGCGCAATCCGTCCCGAGGCCTGTTCCTCGGGGAGACGACGCCGGCGCTGTTGGACGCGGTGCTCCGGCTGGTGCGCCTGCTGGAGACGCCCGAGGACATCCCCACGCTGGCGCCGCTGGCCATGCGGGAGATCCTCTACCGCATCCTCAAGGGGGAGCACGGCTGGAAGCTGGGGCAGATCGCCACGGAGAACAGCCAGGCGGAGCGCATCGCCCGGGCCATCGACTGGCTCAAGGTCCACTTCGCGGAGCCGCTGCGCATCGAGGATGTCGCACGCGAGGTGCACATGAGCCCCTCCTCGCTGCATCACCACTTCAAGGCCGTCACGGCCATGAGCCCGCTGCAGTACCAGAAGCAGCTGCGGCTCCAGGAGGCTCGCCGCCTGCTGCTCAGCGCGGACGTGGACGTGGCGACGGCGGGGTTCCGCGTGGGATACGAGAGCCCCTCTCAGTTTGGCCGTGAGTACCGCCGTCTGTTCGGGGCGCCACCGGGGCAGGACCTGCGCCGGCTGCGCGAGAGGGAAGAAGACCTGCTGCCACCGGTTAGGGAGCCGCTGCGAGCGGTGAGAGACAGCCGTCAGCGGCGTGCGTAG
- a CDS encoding amidase: protein MTYQRNPVKAPRVSGLALKAFVNTLESGIGSVVLEKLVKDSGIEHWRELSAGDAPPIQYPLPHGAPAAELQPPHEQAARAIAASPVQSERETVAAYARAYREGGVEPVTVMRRVHEAIERLDSGAQRLGLFVARKPEEVLRAAEAAGERLRAGRPLSVLDGVPVVLKDEVDVAGFPTTLGTKFRNQVATADSTVAARLKAAGAIILGKANMNEIGINPIGLNPHHGAARNPWNRGHMTGGSSSASGAVVAAGLCPVSIGADGGGSIRIPAALCGIVGLKATWGRIPETGVPPLCWNVGHVGPMGLTVDDVAAMYALLAGPDGKDVVAQSQPTHHLSGYENAGLAGVRLGICWPYFEDADADVVARCKEAVKVLTDAGATVVEIPPPDLNTVLWTHSCIILSEMASSMLQQLRERASDFGLDSRTNLAIGRHFRATDLVHALRHRHRLTRELLAQLADVDVIVTPTTATTAPAIPEETLPAGESNLPVVDALMRFIRLANLTGCPALSVPAGFDKAGLPVGLHLMGRPYEEHLLLRLGRVVERTTEHRTPPSHVRVLR from the coding sequence ATGACCTACCAGCGGAATCCGGTGAAGGCGCCCCGTGTCTCGGGCCTGGCACTCAAGGCGTTCGTCAACACCCTCGAGAGTGGCATCGGGTCGGTGGTGCTGGAGAAGCTGGTGAAGGACAGCGGCATCGAGCACTGGCGCGAGCTGTCCGCGGGAGATGCCCCACCCATCCAGTACCCCCTGCCGCACGGAGCGCCCGCCGCCGAGCTCCAGCCACCGCACGAGCAGGCCGCGCGCGCCATCGCCGCGTCGCCAGTGCAGTCGGAGCGTGAGACGGTGGCCGCCTACGCGCGGGCCTACCGCGAGGGCGGAGTGGAGCCCGTCACGGTGATGCGGCGGGTCCACGAGGCCATCGAGCGGCTGGACAGCGGAGCGCAGCGCCTGGGCCTCTTCGTCGCGCGTAAGCCCGAGGAGGTGCTGCGGGCAGCGGAGGCCGCGGGCGAGCGGCTGCGTGCGGGCAGGCCGCTGAGCGTGCTCGACGGTGTGCCGGTGGTTCTGAAGGACGAGGTGGACGTTGCGGGCTTCCCCACGACGCTGGGCACGAAGTTCCGGAACCAGGTGGCCACGGCGGACTCGACGGTGGCCGCGCGGCTCAAGGCGGCGGGAGCCATCATCCTGGGCAAGGCGAACATGAACGAGATTGGCATCAACCCCATCGGGTTGAACCCGCACCACGGCGCCGCGCGCAACCCGTGGAACCGGGGCCACATGACGGGCGGCAGCTCGAGCGCGTCGGGGGCGGTGGTGGCCGCGGGGCTGTGCCCGGTGAGCATTGGAGCGGACGGTGGCGGCTCCATCCGGATTCCGGCGGCGCTGTGCGGCATCGTCGGGCTCAAGGCGACGTGGGGGCGCATCCCGGAGACGGGCGTGCCGCCGCTGTGCTGGAACGTGGGGCACGTGGGGCCGATGGGGCTCACCGTCGATGATGTCGCCGCGATGTACGCCCTGCTAGCCGGGCCGGATGGGAAGGATGTCGTGGCGCAGAGCCAGCCGACGCACCACCTGTCGGGCTACGAGAACGCGGGGCTGGCGGGAGTGCGGCTCGGCATCTGCTGGCCGTACTTCGAGGACGCGGATGCGGACGTGGTGGCGCGCTGCAAGGAGGCGGTGAAGGTGCTGACGGATGCGGGCGCCACGGTGGTGGAGATTCCGCCGCCGGACCTGAACACGGTGCTGTGGACGCACAGCTGCATCATCCTGAGCGAGATGGCGTCGTCCATGCTGCAGCAGCTGCGGGAGCGCGCCTCGGACTTCGGGCTCGACTCGCGGACGAACCTGGCCATCGGCCGGCACTTCCGGGCGACGGACCTGGTGCACGCGCTGCGGCACCGGCACCGGCTGACGCGCGAGCTGCTGGCGCAGCTGGCGGACGTGGACGTCATCGTCACGCCGACGACGGCCACCACGGCGCCGGCCATTCCCGAGGAGACGCTGCCGGCAGGAGAGTCGAACCTGCCGGTGGTGGACGCGCTGATGCGGTTCATCCGGCTGGCCAACCTGACGGGCTGCCCGGCGCTGAGCGTCCCGGCGGGCTTCGACAAGGCGGGCCTGCCGGTGGGGCTCCACCTCATGGGGCGGCCGTACGAGGAGCACCTGCTGTTGCGCCTGGGGCGCGTGGTGGAGCGCACCACGGAGCACCGCACGCCGCCTTCACACGTGCGCGTCCTGCGCTGA
- a CDS encoding GNAT family N-acetyltransferase, with translation MKVFETERLVVRRFVLEDAPFILGLLNEPSWLRFIGDRGVRNLEDARRYLETVPLTQYARHGFGLYRVELKDGTPIGMSGLLRRDTLPDVDIGFALFPRYWGSGYAWEVASAMLAYGRDTLKLPRIAAIVDPTNQSSIKLLKKLGMTFERKVRLSAESAELDFFAVQF, from the coding sequence ATGAAGGTCTTCGAGACGGAGCGGCTGGTCGTCCGCAGGTTCGTGCTGGAGGACGCGCCCTTCATCCTCGGGCTGCTCAACGAGCCCTCGTGGCTGCGGTTCATCGGGGATCGAGGCGTGCGGAACCTGGAGGACGCTCGCCGCTACCTGGAGACCGTGCCCCTGACTCAGTACGCCCGTCATGGCTTCGGTCTGTACAGGGTCGAGCTGAAGGACGGCACGCCCATCGGGATGAGTGGCCTGCTCCGGCGCGACACGCTGCCGGATGTCGACATCGGCTTCGCGTTGTTCCCGCGCTACTGGGGCAGCGGCTACGCGTGGGAGGTGGCGTCTGCCATGCTGGCGTACGGCAGGGACACGCTGAAGCTGCCTCGCATCGCCGCGATCGTCGACCCTACGAATCAGAGCTCGATCAAGCTGCTGAAGAAGCTGGGCATGACGTTCGAGCGGAAGGTACGGCTTTCAGCGGAGAGCGCGGAGCTCGATTTCTTCGCCGTTCAGTTCTGA
- a CDS encoding helix-turn-helix transcriptional regulator: MDRTERLLDLVALLLDAREPISWAELREHFPADYGGISDDAAERKFERDKAELLELGLPLTYIQGDDDRKDGYIVDRSAYYLPEANLTKEELAVLYAAGSAALASGAFPGRDDLAHALRKIGFFAGDALPSPRVRMEVGAAQSDPELSARLEQLWEACAAHKYVQIAYASPKRSEVTERRVDPYGLALRRGVWTLVGYCHLRQGLRTFHVQRIRELKVNTAKPRTPDFEVPADFSLDSHVANYPWQHRFHEPMEVTLLLRGELAQRAASLFPGAAVESTAEGSRARLSVTSLDGLLRFSMALGPECRVESPEAAVSKVREMTARILERHAAAEEKKVTA, encoded by the coding sequence ATGGACCGTACGGAACGCCTCCTGGATCTAGTCGCCCTGCTGCTCGACGCTCGAGAGCCCATCTCGTGGGCGGAGCTGCGTGAGCACTTCCCCGCCGATTACGGAGGCATCTCGGACGATGCCGCCGAGCGCAAGTTCGAGCGCGACAAGGCGGAGCTGCTCGAGCTGGGCCTGCCGCTCACCTATATCCAGGGAGACGACGACCGGAAGGACGGGTACATCGTCGACCGGAGCGCGTACTACCTGCCGGAGGCGAACCTCACGAAGGAGGAGCTGGCGGTGCTGTACGCCGCGGGCAGCGCCGCGCTGGCCTCGGGGGCCTTCCCGGGGCGGGATGACCTGGCGCACGCGCTGCGGAAGATCGGCTTCTTCGCCGGTGACGCGCTGCCCTCGCCGCGCGTGCGCATGGAGGTGGGCGCCGCGCAGAGCGATCCGGAGCTGTCGGCCCGGCTGGAGCAGCTCTGGGAGGCGTGCGCCGCGCACAAGTACGTGCAGATCGCCTACGCCTCGCCCAAGCGCTCGGAGGTGACGGAGCGCCGGGTGGACCCATACGGGCTGGCGCTGCGCCGGGGCGTGTGGACGCTCGTGGGCTACTGCCACCTGCGGCAGGGGCTGCGCACCTTCCACGTGCAGCGCATCCGCGAGCTGAAGGTGAACACGGCCAAGCCGCGCACGCCCGACTTCGAGGTGCCGGCGGACTTCTCGCTCGACTCGCACGTGGCCAACTACCCGTGGCAGCACCGCTTCCATGAGCCCATGGAGGTGACGCTGCTGCTGCGCGGCGAGCTGGCCCAGCGCGCCGCCAGCCTGTTCCCCGGCGCCGCGGTGGAGTCCACCGCGGAGGGCTCGCGGGCGAGGCTGAGCGTCACGTCGCTGGACGGCCTGCTGCGCTTCAGCATGGCGCTGGGGCCGGAGTGCCGGGTGGAGTCTCCCGAGGCCGCCGTCTCCAAGGTGCGCGAGATGACCGCGCGCATCCTCGAGCGGCACGCCGCCGCCGAAGAGAAGAAGGTGACCGCATGA
- a CDS encoding SDR family oxidoreductase, with protein MSGIKGKVVVITGASSGIGEATARLLARSGAHVVLGARRTDKLEALTKAITAEGGSARYRQLDVTRREDMEAFVEFALGAFGRVDVVINNAGVMPLSMLEALKVDEWNRMIDVNIRGVLHGIAAALPLMKKQRSGQFINLSSIGGHAVSPTAAVYCATKFAVMAISEGLRQEVGGDIRVTVISPGVTESELAESITDPLAQKTMKDFRRISIPAEAVARTIAFAIDQPADVDVSEIIVRPTASPY; from the coding sequence ATGTCCGGAATCAAGGGAAAGGTCGTTGTCATCACCGGGGCCAGCAGCGGCATTGGCGAGGCCACTGCCCGCCTGCTCGCCCGGAGCGGCGCTCACGTGGTGCTCGGCGCCCGGCGCACCGACAAGCTCGAGGCGCTCACCAAGGCCATCACCGCCGAGGGGGGCTCGGCCCGCTACCGGCAGCTGGATGTCACGCGTCGCGAGGACATGGAGGCGTTCGTCGAGTTCGCGCTCGGCGCCTTCGGCCGCGTGGACGTCGTCATCAACAACGCGGGCGTCATGCCCCTGTCCATGCTGGAGGCGCTCAAGGTCGACGAGTGGAACCGGATGATCGACGTGAACATCCGGGGCGTGCTCCATGGCATCGCCGCGGCCCTCCCGCTGATGAAGAAGCAGCGGAGCGGCCAGTTCATCAACCTCTCGTCCATCGGCGGCCACGCCGTCTCGCCCACGGCCGCCGTGTACTGCGCCACCAAGTTCGCCGTCATGGCCATCTCCGAGGGCCTGCGCCAGGAGGTCGGCGGCGACATCCGCGTGACGGTCATCTCACCGGGCGTCACCGAGTCGGAGCTCGCCGAGAGCATCACCGATCCGCTCGCCCAGAAGACGATGAAGGACTTCCGGCGGATCTCCATCCCCGCCGAGGCCGTCGCCCGGACCATCGCCTTCGCCATCGATCAGCCCGCTGACGTCGATGTCAGCGAGATCATCGTGCGGCCCACCGCGAGCCCTTACTGA
- a CDS encoding FBP domain-containing protein produces MFQIASEKDFLNTFRSRDRKVVEPPKGTRFPLFVRDYLAWVDPYGVRVFLVFQAPGQQRPIGIAFRRDQQGDKTLTSRLCEWCHAYGSADQIGLLTTDLDSKRRVGVNLCLDLRCGERLESTANREGRSVLDDIKALLGKMERFASEGLGLDTGLKQ; encoded by the coding sequence ATGTTCCAGATCGCCTCAGAGAAGGACTTCCTGAACACTTTCCGCTCCCGGGACCGAAAAGTCGTCGAGCCCCCCAAGGGCACCCGGTTTCCCCTCTTCGTTCGTGACTACCTCGCGTGGGTGGACCCCTACGGGGTGCGCGTCTTCCTGGTGTTCCAGGCACCAGGGCAGCAGCGGCCCATCGGCATCGCCTTCCGGCGCGATCAGCAAGGCGACAAGACCCTGACGTCCCGACTCTGTGAGTGGTGCCATGCCTACGGCTCGGCGGACCAGATCGGACTGCTGACCACGGACCTGGACTCGAAGCGCCGGGTGGGCGTGAACCTGTGCCTGGACCTGCGCTGCGGCGAGCGGCTGGAGTCGACGGCGAACCGGGAAGGGCGGAGCGTCCTGGACGACATCAAGGCGCTGCTCGGGAAGATGGAGCGCTTCGCGAGCGAGGGCCTGGGGCTCGACACCGGCCTGAAGCAGTAG
- the hflX gene encoding GTPase HflX translates to MKEIYGNTLGLKQSEQQRLRNTYRRRVAPYEIVSAELARHLTELSSELNRQIGVLINRKGDIEYVVVGNAHKLELPDIGRARAGQIRLRGLRLVHTHLKSEPLTKDDLTDLALLRLDMVAAVGVGHEGLPGVLHYAHLVPENGANEFWRVATLPSVHQDQPDLMATLEALEQEFNRKAAARAVGGREKAILVAVCLDGNRARAEGSLAELKELARTAGVEVIDSVLQMRREADPRYLIGRGKLEDLNLRSMQSMVDLIIFDKDLTPSQGRHIAEATSLKVLDRTQLILDIFAQRAQSAEGKLQVELAQLKYRLPRLVQSDDSLSRLAGGIGGRGPGETKLEIDRRRVRERITHLEKRIDAISRERSVRRAQRNRRELPVISIVGYTNAGKSTLLNAITNAEVLAENKLFATLDPTSRRLRFPQEREVIITDTVGFIRDLPKDLVAAFRATLEELYDASLLLHVVDAADPARDEQVEAVEGILGSLGLMEKPRLMVWNKADLLSAEDVEALLRSKGGVAISAEKREGLAALLAKADTTLFAEGASEALGAL, encoded by the coding sequence TTGAAGGAAATCTACGGCAACACCCTGGGCCTCAAGCAGAGCGAGCAGCAGCGCCTGCGCAACACCTACCGCCGCCGCGTGGCCCCCTACGAGATCGTCTCGGCGGAGCTCGCCCGCCACCTCACCGAGCTGTCCAGCGAGCTCAACCGCCAGATCGGCGTGCTCATCAACCGCAAGGGCGACATCGAGTACGTCGTCGTCGGCAACGCCCACAAGCTGGAGCTGCCCGACATCGGCCGCGCCCGCGCCGGGCAGATTCGTCTGCGTGGCCTGCGCCTGGTGCACACGCACCTCAAGAGCGAGCCGCTGACCAAGGACGACCTCACGGACCTCGCGCTGCTGCGCCTGGACATGGTGGCCGCCGTGGGCGTGGGCCACGAGGGCCTGCCGGGGGTGCTGCACTACGCGCACCTGGTGCCGGAGAACGGCGCCAACGAGTTCTGGCGCGTCGCGACGCTGCCCAGCGTCCACCAGGACCAGCCGGACCTGATGGCCACGCTGGAGGCGCTGGAGCAGGAGTTCAACCGCAAGGCCGCCGCGCGCGCGGTGGGTGGGCGGGAGAAGGCCATCCTGGTGGCGGTGTGCCTGGACGGCAACCGCGCCCGCGCCGAGGGCAGCCTGGCCGAGCTCAAGGAGCTGGCGCGCACCGCCGGCGTGGAGGTGATCGACAGCGTGCTGCAGATGCGGCGCGAGGCCGACCCCCGCTACCTCATCGGCCGCGGCAAGCTCGAGGACCTGAACCTGCGCTCCATGCAGTCCATGGTGGACCTGATCATCTTCGACAAGGACCTGACGCCCTCGCAGGGCCGGCACATCGCCGAGGCCACCAGCCTGAAGGTGCTGGACCGCACCCAGCTCATCCTGGACATCTTCGCCCAGCGCGCCCAGAGCGCAGAGGGCAAGCTGCAGGTGGAGCTGGCCCAGCTGAAGTACCGGCTGCCGCGGCTGGTGCAGAGCGATGACTCGCTCAGCCGGCTCGCCGGTGGCATCGGCGGCCGAGGCCCTGGTGAGACGAAGCTCGAGATCGATCGCCGCCGGGTGCGTGAGCGGATTACGCACCTGGAGAAGCGCATCGACGCCATCTCGCGCGAGCGCAGCGTGCGACGGGCCCAGCGCAACCGGCGCGAGCTGCCCGTCATCTCCATCGTGGGCTACACCAACGCGGGCAAGTCCACGCTGCTCAACGCCATCACCAACGCCGAGGTACTGGCCGAGAACAAGCTGTTCGCCACGCTGGACCCCACCAGCCGCCGCCTGCGCTTTCCTCAGGAGCGCGAGGTCATCATCACCGACACGGTGGGCTTCATCCGGGATTTGCCCAAGGACCTGGTGGCCGCCTTCCGCGCCACGCTCGAGGAGCTGTACGACGCGAGCCTGCTGCTCCACGTGGTGGACGCGGCCGACCCCGCGCGCGACGAGCAGGTGGAGGCGGTGGAGGGCATCCTCGGCTCGCTGGGGCTGATGGAGAAGCCGCGCCTCATGGTGTGGAACAAGGCGGACCTGCTGTCGGCCGAGGACGTGGAGGCCCTGCTGCGCTCGAAGGGTGGCGTGGCCATCAGCGCCGAGAAGCGCGAGGGGCTCGCGGCCCTGCTCGCCAAGGCGGACACCACGCTGTTCGCCGAGGGCGCCTCCGAGGCCCTGGGCGCGCTGTAG
- the proB gene encoding glutamate 5-kinase has translation MSTSGREAIRAARRVVVKIGTNALTNATGRFNREHFDALSEDLLWAAEGRELVVVSSGAIALGVERLGLPARPKDIPGKQACAAVGQSRLMRAYEEAFGRADRRVAQVLLTHEDVQDRRRYLNVKHALERLIEVGVVPVINENDTVSVDELKFGDNDTLASLVSGVIEAEVLVVLSDVEGLYTADPRKDPQAKLMHQVDVVTPELLALAGGSGSTVGTGGMSTKVRAAARVAERGIRCVITSGAVPGRLRSVLQGEPVGTLFEAGENRRSARMAWIAHALRSKGRLVVDAGAREAIVNGKRSLLPSGVKQVEGDFGRGDPVDLADEQGQVFARGLSAYEGSELRRIAGRKSTDIESILGYRYIDEAVHRDDLAVVQVP, from the coding sequence GTGAGCACTTCTGGACGAGAGGCCATCCGCGCCGCCCGGCGCGTGGTGGTGAAGATTGGGACCAATGCCCTGACGAACGCCACGGGGCGCTTCAACCGCGAGCACTTCGACGCGCTGAGCGAGGATCTGCTCTGGGCCGCCGAGGGACGCGAGCTGGTGGTGGTGTCCAGCGGCGCCATCGCCCTGGGGGTGGAGCGGCTGGGGCTGCCGGCGCGGCCCAAGGATATTCCCGGCAAGCAGGCCTGCGCGGCGGTAGGCCAGAGCCGCCTGATGCGAGCGTACGAGGAGGCCTTCGGCCGGGCGGATCGGCGCGTGGCGCAGGTGCTCCTGACCCACGAGGACGTGCAGGACCGGCGGCGCTACCTCAACGTGAAGCACGCCCTGGAGCGGCTCATCGAGGTGGGCGTGGTGCCCGTCATCAACGAGAACGACACCGTGTCCGTGGACGAGCTGAAGTTCGGCGACAACGACACGCTGGCGAGCCTCGTCTCGGGCGTCATCGAGGCGGAGGTGCTCGTGGTGCTGTCGGACGTGGAGGGCCTCTACACGGCCGACCCGCGCAAGGATCCGCAGGCGAAGCTGATGCACCAGGTGGACGTGGTGACGCCAGAGCTGCTGGCCCTGGCCGGGGGCAGCGGCAGCACCGTGGGCACCGGAGGCATGTCCACCAAGGTCCGCGCCGCCGCCCGCGTGGCCGAGCGGGGCATCCGCTGCGTCATCACCTCGGGCGCCGTGCCGGGCCGGCTGCGCTCGGTGCTCCAGGGCGAGCCGGTGGGCACGCTCTTCGAGGCCGGGGAGAACCGCCGCAGCGCGCGCATGGCCTGGATCGCCCACGCCCTGCGCTCCAAGGGCCGCCTGGTGGTGGACGCCGGGGCTCGCGAGGCCATCGTCAACGGCAAGCGCAGCCTGCTGCCCTCGGGCGTGAAGCAGGTGGAGGGAGACTTCGGCCGGGGAGATCCGGTGGACCTCGCGGACGAGCAGGGCCAGGTCTTCGCCCGGGGGCTCAGCGCCTACGAGGGCAGCGAGCTGCGCCGCATCGCCGGCCGCAAGAGCACCGACATCGAGTCCATCCTCGGCTATCGGTACATCGACGAGGCCGTGCACCGGGACGACCTGGCAGTGGTCCAGGTGCCCTGA
- a CDS encoding SAM hydrolase/SAM-dependent halogenase family protein, producing the protein MPLVSLLTDFGAADTYVGQMKAAILRIAPGTTLVDLTHAVPAQDVRAGAFLLWTAVEAFTPGSLHLAVVDPGVGSRRRAVAVRSRRGDVLVGPDNGLLLPALEQLGGMDAAVELTESAYWGPLRSSTFHGRDLFAPVVGHLATGVPLERLGRPLERLEAPFRMPVPMEEDGLPVGEVVHVDAYGNLITNLPGAQLPARFRVRVGLTVVEGAPHPHYQAVAPGELLALVGSAGLLEVSARDGSAASVLGAERGERVRIEPEEGAS; encoded by the coding sequence ATGCCTCTCGTCAGCCTGCTCACCGACTTTGGCGCCGCCGACACCTATGTGGGGCAGATGAAGGCGGCCATCCTCCGCATCGCGCCGGGTACCACCCTGGTGGATTTGACGCATGCGGTGCCGGCCCAGGATGTGCGCGCGGGAGCCTTCCTGCTCTGGACGGCGGTGGAGGCCTTCACCCCGGGCTCGCTGCACCTGGCCGTCGTGGACCCGGGGGTGGGCTCCCGTCGCCGAGCGGTGGCGGTGCGCTCCCGGAGAGGGGATGTGCTGGTGGGGCCGGACAACGGGCTGCTGCTGCCGGCGCTCGAGCAGCTCGGGGGCATGGACGCCGCGGTGGAGCTCACGGAGTCCGCCTACTGGGGGCCGCTGCGCTCGAGCACCTTCCACGGAAGGGATCTCTTCGCGCCGGTGGTGGGACACCTGGCGACGGGTGTGCCCCTGGAGCGGCTGGGACGCCCGCTGGAGCGGCTGGAGGCGCCGTTCCGTATGCCGGTACCCATGGAGGAGGACGGTCTGCCGGTGGGCGAGGTGGTCCACGTGGATGCGTACGGCAACCTGATCACCAACCTGCCAGGCGCGCAGCTGCCGGCTCGCTTCCGGGTGCGCGTGGGGCTGACGGTGGTGGAGGGGGCGCCGCATCCGCACTACCAGGCGGTGGCGCCGGGGGAGCTGCTGGCGCTGGTGGGCAGCGCGGGGCTGCTGGAGGTCTCCGCGCGGGATGGCAGTGCGGCCTCGGTGCTGGGGGCTGAGCGGGGAGAGCGAGTGCGCATCGAGCCCGAGGAGGGGGCGTCATGA